The following proteins come from a genomic window of Pseudomonas cichorii:
- a CDS encoding thioesterase II family protein — MGMLRPYLQADHCDTHVLLCPFAGASGGAFQSWRGLDELGLDLSLAIYPGRDQRMHEPCVRQVQPLAESLAAEIQALTNPQRQKLILAGHSMGAQVAFETCLLLEQAGKPPAGLVLSACHAPHLSGRRLLSHLDDQRFIEQLVAIGGCSEALLADRDLLMLFMPLLRADFQATESYHRLLDPQRQQLHTPTLLLHGSHDPEADAEEVAAWSQWLCGDHQQHAMAGDHFYLTQRPRAFAARVLGFIENSISPFHH, encoded by the coding sequence ATGGGCATGCTGCGACCTTATCTCCAGGCCGACCACTGCGACACCCATGTGCTGCTCTGCCCGTTCGCCGGAGCCAGCGGCGGTGCATTCCAGAGCTGGCGCGGCCTGGACGAGCTGGGGCTGGACCTTTCGCTGGCAATCTATCCGGGACGCGACCAGCGCATGCACGAACCTTGCGTGCGTCAGGTCCAGCCACTGGCCGAAAGCCTTGCCGCTGAAATTCAGGCGCTGACCAACCCACAGCGCCAGAAGCTGATCCTGGCCGGGCACAGCATGGGCGCTCAGGTGGCTTTCGAGACCTGCCTGCTGCTGGAACAGGCCGGTAAACCGCCCGCCGGGCTGGTGTTGTCTGCCTGCCATGCGCCGCACCTGAGTGGCAGACGCCTGCTCAGCCATCTGGATGACCAGCGTTTTATCGAGCAACTGGTCGCCATTGGCGGTTGCAGCGAGGCGCTGTTGGCAGACCGCGACCTGCTGATGCTGTTCATGCCCTTGCTGCGCGCGGACTTCCAGGCCACCGAAAGCTACCACCGCCTGCTTGATCCCCAGCGCCAGCAACTGCACACCCCGACCCTCCTGCTGCACGGCAGTCACGACCCCGAGGCCGATGCCGAGGAAGTGGCGGCCTGGAGCCAGTGGCTGTGTGGCGATCACCAGCAACACGCCATGGCAGGCGATCACTTTTATCTGACTCAGCGTCCCAGGGCCTTTGCGGCCCGTGTTCTCGGTTTCATCGAGAACAGCATCAGCCCTTTCCATCATTAA
- a CDS encoding TetR/AcrR family transcriptional regulator, which translates to MDLPAADEKLLKALAIALVEHPAGTFKDIAEAAGVSKATLNRFCGTRSNLIEMLLNHGSSLMNQVIEASDLEHAAPLDALSRLIEGHLTHREVLVFLCFQWRPDSMDERCGGTRWMPYSDALDAFFLRGQREGVFRIDIGAPVLTEIFASQLFGLVDAERRGRVARSGMAALLMQFFLQGAAVVK; encoded by the coding sequence ATGGATTTACCCGCTGCTGATGAAAAACTCCTGAAAGCTCTGGCTATCGCGCTTGTCGAACATCCGGCAGGCACGTTCAAGGACATCGCCGAGGCTGCCGGCGTGAGCAAGGCTACCCTCAATCGCTTTTGCGGGACCCGCAGCAATCTCATCGAAATGTTGCTCAACCATGGCTCGTCGCTGATGAACCAGGTCATTGAAGCCTCGGACCTGGAGCATGCTGCACCGCTGGATGCATTGAGCCGTCTGATCGAAGGGCACCTGACCCATCGTGAAGTGTTGGTGTTCCTGTGCTTTCAATGGCGCCCGGATTCCATGGACGAACGCTGTGGCGGCACCCGCTGGATGCCGTATTCGGATGCCCTGGATGCCTTCTTCCTGCGTGGTCAGCGTGAAGGTGTTTTCCGGATCGACATCGGCGCACCGGTACTGACGGAAATCTTCGCTTCCCAGCTGTTCGGGCTGGTGGATGCAGAACGGCGCGGCCGGGTGGCGCGTTCGGGTATGGCAGCATTGTTGATGCAGTTCTTTTTGCAGGGCGCGGCAGTGGTGAAGTAA
- a CDS encoding (2,3-dihydroxybenzoyl)adenylate synthase, producing the protein MNTQHTLPNDPLQPYLDLTLPQRLQHWAQAKGSRTALVSGELRMSYTQLQQRVERLAGGLAALGIVAGDRVMLQLPNSMAFVSAFFAVMRIGALPVLTMPTQRAQDIEALCQLAEPVAYLIPDRIRDFDYREMAAGIVERQHSLRHVIVDGEPGAFTALSSLDAPCPAWPVINPLDTALLLLSGGTTGTPKLIPRSHAAYAYNFSLSAKLCEIDSSSVYLAVLPTAHNFTLACPGILGSLAAGATVILGESASCDQAMPLIERERVTHVALVPPLAQLWAQGREWEDSDLSSLKLLQVGGSRLDPVLAQQLLDALGCRLQQVFGMAEGLLCYTRPSDALDTVLNTQGRPLSPFDEVRLVDADLQDVAPGETGELLTRGPYTIAGYYRAEAHNAVSFTPDGFYRSGDLARWTPDGNLIVEGRIKEQIQRSGEKISAALIESHLNTLPEVEAAVVVAVPDSLLGERICAFILGEQPAGAAQQVRDQLRECGLGEDKLPDQFEWVAAWPLTAVGKIDKRQLAVMAQ; encoded by the coding sequence ATGAACACACAACACACCTTGCCCAATGACCCGCTGCAACCTTACCTCGACCTGACGCTGCCCCAGCGCCTGCAACACTGGGCTCAGGCCAAGGGTTCGCGCACCGCTCTGGTTTCGGGCGAACTGCGCATGAGCTACACGCAACTCCAGCAACGGGTCGAACGCCTCGCAGGCGGGCTGGCGGCGCTGGGCATCGTGGCCGGTGACCGGGTAATGCTGCAACTGCCCAACAGCATGGCCTTTGTCAGCGCCTTTTTCGCCGTGATGCGCATCGGCGCACTGCCGGTCCTGACCATGCCCACACAACGCGCCCAGGATATCGAAGCGCTGTGCCAACTGGCCGAACCGGTGGCCTACCTGATTCCCGACCGTATCCGCGACTTCGACTACCGGGAAATGGCAGCAGGCATCGTCGAACGCCAGCACTCGTTGCGCCATGTGATTGTCGATGGCGAACCAGGAGCCTTCACGGCACTGTCATCCCTGGATGCACCCTGCCCGGCATGGCCAGTCATCAATCCACTCGATACGGCATTGCTGCTACTTTCTGGCGGTACCACCGGAACACCCAAACTGATTCCGCGCAGCCACGCGGCCTACGCCTATAACTTTTCTCTCTCGGCCAAACTGTGCGAAATCGACAGCAGCAGCGTGTACCTCGCCGTGCTGCCGACCGCCCATAACTTCACCCTGGCCTGCCCCGGCATACTGGGCAGCCTGGCGGCGGGGGCGACGGTCATTCTGGGCGAAAGCGCAAGCTGCGATCAGGCGATGCCGTTGATTGAGCGCGAACGTGTCACCCATGTGGCGCTGGTTCCACCCTTGGCGCAGCTCTGGGCGCAAGGCCGGGAATGGGAAGACAGCGACCTGTCGAGCCTGAAGTTATTGCAAGTGGGCGGCTCGCGACTCGACCCGGTTCTGGCGCAACAACTGCTGGACGCCCTGGGCTGTCGCCTGCAACAGGTATTCGGCATGGCCGAAGGCCTGCTGTGCTACACCCGGCCGTCCGACGCTCTGGATACCGTGCTCAACACCCAAGGCAGGCCGCTATCGCCCTTCGATGAAGTACGGCTGGTGGACGCTGACTTGCAGGACGTCGCGCCGGGCGAGACGGGCGAACTTCTGACCCGTGGCCCCTACACCATCGCCGGTTATTACCGGGCCGAAGCCCATAACGCGGTCAGCTTCACCCCGGATGGCTTTTACCGCAGCGGCGATCTGGCACGCTGGACGCCGGACGGTAACCTGATCGTCGAAGGCCGGATCAAGGAACAGATCCAGCGCAGCGGTGAAAAGATTTCGGCCGCATTGATCGAATCCCACCTCAATACCCTGCCTGAAGTCGAGGCGGCCGTTGTGGTTGCCGTGCCGGACAGCCTGCTGGGCGAGCGCATCTGCGCCTTCATTCTCGGGGAACAACCTGCGGGCGCAGCCCAACAGGTGCGTGACCAGTTGCGCGAATGCGGGTTGGGCGAAGACAAGCTGCCCGATCAGTTCGAGTGGGTCGCGGCCTGGCCATTGACCGCCGTGGGCAAGATAGACAAACGCCAACTCGCCGTCATGGCTCAGTGA
- a CDS encoding Gfo/Idh/MocA family oxidoreductase: MSTPLKVLIVGAKFGELYLNSFLDEQPGLQLAGLLATGSPRSRALANAFGIPLYTDIEQVPGDLDIACVVVRSAIVGGVGGQLTEKLLRRGLHVIQEHPVHPDEIARHQSLAAQSGLHYIVNSFYPHTEAGRCWTGAAQRVSQLLDGQKPQLAQLTTSRQLLYSSLDLLLQALGCELAAQASVSLVDRDTDFHTLSLTLPGSRVLLRLQSWMDPDDPDLHSLVMHQLNLAWSSGYLSLDASYGPVNWTPALHADTHNDDRQTLYASTAHYLERATALPLHPAASHWRSAHEIEGPAGVTWLLQHLKACIQGEPVAASLSSDYQLALARLWQETLRCAGPAEQRSATPPRIIDADQLRAEV; encoded by the coding sequence ATGAGTACGCCTTTGAAAGTCCTGATCGTCGGGGCCAAATTCGGCGAGCTGTACCTCAACAGTTTTCTGGACGAGCAACCCGGCCTGCAACTGGCTGGCCTGCTGGCCACTGGCAGCCCGCGCTCCAGAGCGCTGGCCAATGCCTTCGGCATCCCGCTCTACACCGACATCGAGCAAGTGCCCGGCGACCTGGACATTGCCTGTGTCGTGGTGCGATCGGCCATCGTTGGCGGTGTCGGCGGGCAGCTCACGGAAAAGCTGCTGCGCCGTGGCCTGCACGTCATTCAGGAGCACCCGGTTCACCCGGATGAAATCGCCCGTCATCAATCACTGGCCGCACAGTCGGGGTTGCATTACATCGTCAACAGTTTCTACCCGCATACCGAAGCCGGTCGTTGCTGGACCGGTGCAGCGCAACGTGTCAGCCAGTTGCTGGACGGTCAGAAGCCGCAACTGGCGCAACTGACCACCAGCCGCCAGTTGCTCTATTCGAGCCTGGACCTGCTGCTGCAAGCCTTGGGCTGCGAGCTGGCGGCACAGGCCAGCGTGAGCCTGGTGGATCGCGACACGGACTTTCACACCCTGTCGCTCACTCTGCCGGGCAGCCGTGTGCTGCTGCGCCTGCAAAGCTGGATGGACCCCGACGATCCCGACCTGCACAGCCTGGTCATGCATCAGTTGAACCTGGCCTGGAGCAGCGGATACCTGTCGCTGGACGCCAGTTATGGCCCGGTCAACTGGACGCCCGCGCTGCATGCCGATACCCACAACGACGATCGGCAGACGCTCTACGCCAGCACCGCCCACTATCTTGAGCGAGCCACGGCATTGCCCCTGCACCCGGCAGCCAGCCACTGGCGCAGCGCCCATGAAATCGAAGGTCCTGCGGGCGTCACCTGGCTATTGCAACACCTGAAAGCCTGCATTCAGGGCGAACCTGTCGCTGCAAGCCTGAGCAGCGACTACCAACTCGCCCTGGCCCGGCTCTGGCAGGAAACCCTGCGCTGTGCCGGCCCTGCCGAGCAGCGTTCGGCCACGCCGCCGCGCATCATCGATGCCGACCAACTGCGAGCGGAGGTCTGA
- a CDS encoding isochorismate synthase: MNPLPSFDGLLKCLDEARQRVSPKRPFVLASFSTPSPEVEPLTLFSANREHLQPASLWHVKAQAQYRLGLGLAHEFNARSTDSWQLLEDRWQSLAADAVVHGPHRPALFGGFAFDRHHHRTRLWRDFPDAALTLPRFELHENEGQTRLIVNVLVAQGTVCEQLADSLVNEWATVLARPVPVKAAPVDNYVRLSMAHLWKQDVSNAVSWIQRSDLEKVVLARSQNVPAAQPLHQVMQRLLHKQPNAYLFAFARQDSCFIGASPECLLTVQGKAFRTMALAGTAPRGQNSADDARLGEQLLASRKDNAEHAMVVASLKECLSRHCLELDIACQPRLHKLPHIQHLLTPVQGTLAPDARLLAMVESLHPTPAVGGLPRNQALDYIRNHEHLDRGWYAGPVGWLDDRGSGEFAVALRSALLDGNRATLFAGCGLVSESEPESEYRESDLKMQTMREALQG, translated from the coding sequence ATGAACCCACTCCCATCGTTCGACGGGCTTCTGAAATGCCTGGACGAAGCCCGGCAGCGGGTCAGCCCGAAGCGGCCTTTTGTGCTGGCGTCATTCTCGACGCCATCGCCGGAGGTCGAGCCACTGACGCTGTTCAGCGCCAACCGGGAACATCTGCAACCGGCCAGCCTGTGGCACGTCAAGGCTCAGGCGCAATATCGCCTGGGGCTGGGCCTTGCTCATGAGTTCAATGCCCGCAGCACCGACAGTTGGCAACTGCTTGAAGATCGCTGGCAAAGCCTGGCAGCCGACGCCGTCGTCCATGGCCCGCATCGTCCGGCGCTGTTCGGTGGTTTCGCCTTCGACAGGCACCATCACAGAACCCGGTTATGGCGTGATTTTCCCGATGCTGCGCTGACCCTGCCGCGCTTCGAGCTGCATGAGAACGAGGGCCAGACACGCCTGATCGTCAATGTGCTGGTGGCGCAAGGCACCGTCTGTGAGCAACTGGCCGACAGCCTTGTCAACGAGTGGGCGACCGTTCTCGCCAGACCGGTACCCGTCAAGGCTGCGCCCGTCGACAACTATGTGCGCCTGTCCATGGCGCACTTGTGGAAGCAGGATGTAAGTAATGCTGTGAGCTGGATCCAGCGCAGCGACCTGGAAAAGGTCGTGCTGGCCCGTTCGCAAAACGTACCGGCTGCGCAGCCCTTGCATCAGGTCATGCAACGTCTGCTGCACAAACAACCCAATGCCTATCTGTTTGCATTCGCTCGGCAGGACAGTTGCTTTATCGGCGCGTCACCTGAATGCCTGCTGACCGTACAAGGCAAGGCGTTTCGGACCATGGCCCTGGCGGGCACAGCACCACGCGGCCAGAACAGCGCTGACGATGCGCGGTTGGGAGAGCAATTGCTCGCCAGCCGCAAGGATAACGCCGAGCATGCGATGGTGGTCGCCAGCCTCAAGGAGTGCCTGAGCCGGCACTGCCTGGAACTGGATATCGCTTGCCAGCCACGGCTGCACAAACTGCCGCATATCCAGCACCTGCTGACGCCGGTCCAGGGCACACTCGCGCCAGACGCCCGCTTGCTGGCAATGGTCGAAAGCCTGCACCCGACTCCGGCGGTAGGCGGTTTGCCTCGTAATCAGGCACTGGACTACATACGCAATCACGAGCATCTGGATCGTGGCTGGTACGCCGGGCCGGTAGGCTGGCTGGATGATCGCGGCAGCGGCGAATTTGCCGTCGCCCTGCGCTCTGCCTTGCTGGACGGCAACAGAGCGACCCTGTTTGCAGGGTGCGGGCTGGTCAGTGAGTCTGAGCCGGAGAGCGAGTATCGGGAGAGTGATCTGAAGATGCAGACCATGCGCGAGGCTTTGCAAGGGTAG
- a CDS encoding isochorismate lyase, with protein sequence MSAIKSAPDCQNLGDIRQGIDSIDQQIVSLLARRLTYVKAATRFKANEHSIPAPERVVAMLEERRQWAAEAGLPVDQTEDFFKDLIHWFINQQINHWRTLHPEACEQ encoded by the coding sequence ATGAGTGCCATCAAGTCCGCGCCTGACTGCCAGAACCTGGGCGACATACGCCAAGGCATCGACAGCATTGATCAGCAGATCGTCAGTCTGCTTGCCCGACGCTTGACCTATGTAAAGGCCGCTACCCGTTTCAAGGCCAACGAACACAGCATTCCCGCCCCGGAGCGGGTCGTGGCCATGCTCGAAGAACGGCGCCAATGGGCCGCCGAGGCGGGGCTGCCTGTGGATCAGACCGAGGATTTCTTCAAGGACCTGATTCACTGGTTCATCAATCAGCAGATCAATCACTGGCGCACCCTGCATCCGGAGGCTTGTGAACAATGA